The Comamonas sp. lk genome contains the following window.
GCGCGACCGCTGGCAACTGGTGTTCGAGCTCGATGGCGGTGACGGCGACGTGGTGCACAACACGACGAGCCTGGTCATGCGTGGTGCAGAGCTGCCGGATGCCCAGCGCCTGCTGGTGTTTGACGATATCTCCGAGATTGTGTCTGCCCAGCGTGCACAGGCTTGGGGCGAGGTGGCGCGACGGGTGGCGCATGAGATCAAGAATCCGCTGACCCCGATTCAGCTGTCTGCCGAGCGCATGGCGATGAAGCTGACCGACAAGCTGCAGCCAACGGAGCAGGCCCTGCTGGCCAAATCTGTCAAAACCATTGTGGATCAGGTGGCCGCCATGAAGCGGCTGGTGGACGAGTTCCGCGAATATGCGCGTTTGCCGGCCGCCAATCTGCAGGCGTTAGACTTGAACACTCTGGTGACCGAGGTGCTTCAGCTCTATGGCGAGGAAAATGCGACGGTGCGCGTAGACGCCATGTTGGACGAGCAATGCCCTCCCATTCGTGGTGACAGCCAGCAGTTGCGACAGGTCATCCACAATCTTTTGCAAAATGCGCAGGACGCGACGATGCAAAAGGCTCAGGAAACCGGGCAGACTCCAGGCCCCGTCACCATTGAAACTCGCTGGCTTGATTCAACGCAACGGGTAAGGCTGAGCATCAGCGACAGTGGCACGGGATTTGCTGCCAACATACTGCAGCGGGCGTTTGAGCCCTACGTCACAACCAAATCGCGTGGCACGGGACTGGGTCTGGCTGTGGTTAAAAAAATTGCCGACGAGCACCATGCCCGGGTTGACCTGGGTAATCGAGAGGAAGACGGGATAGTGCAAGGTGCACGAGTCTCGCTATCATTTGCACCTGATGACCGTGCGACGTGGCCTGATGCCGCCTCGCACACCGCATAGCAATAGGCTTTAGACACATGGCAAACATACTGGTGGTCGACGACGAACTGGGGATCCGGGATTTGTTGTCGGAAATCCTCAACGACGAAGGTCATAGTGTGGACGTGGCGGAGAACGCCAATCAGGCGCGCATCGCGCGTGCCTCTAACGCCTATGACCTCGTGTTGCTGGATATATGGATGCCGGATACGGATGGCGTCACGCTGCTCAAGGAATGGGCAACGGCCGGACAGCTGACCATGCCCGTCATCATGATGAGCGGCCATGCCACGATAGAGACGGCTGTGGAAGCCACGCGCATCGGTGCGCTGTCCTTTCTGGAAAAACCCATCACCATGCAAAAGCTGCTCAAGGCGGTGGAGCAGGGCCTGGCCCGCAGCTCGACCAGCCAGGCGGCTGAATCCACAGCGGCCAGCAATGACGGTATCGCGCCGGCGCTGGCCACCAGCGTCTCGGCTCAGGCAACGGAAGACAATCTGCCGCATGCCCACCAGGGCTTTGACCTGGATCGCCCGCTGCGTGAAGCCCGTGATGGCTTTGAAAAAGCCTATTTCGAATTTCACCTGGCCCGCGAAGGCGGCTCCATGACGCGTGTGGCCGAGAAGACGGGACTGGAGCGCACCCACTTGTACCGCAAGCTGCGACAACTGGGCGTGGACCTCGGACGCAATCGCCGCGGATAATTTTCAGAAAATTTGCGTATTTCGATTTGAGGTCGAAAAGTATGCATATAATCGTGGCTTCGGTATGCGAGAGCATAAAGAAAAGGCCCGGTAGCTCAGTCGGTAGAGCAGAGGATTGAAAATCCTTGTGTCGGCGGTTCGATTCCGTCCCAGGCCACCAAATTCAAATCCCCAGTGCTGCAAAGTACTGGGGATTTTTGCATTCAGGCCTGATTTCTAACGGCGACTTCATCGCCGGATGACCAGGCAAGATGCGAAGGCGAAAGTATGCATATAATCATGGCTTCGGCAAACATCAACGCTGAATGAAAAAGGCCCGGTAGCTCAGTCGGTAGAGCAGAGGATTGAAAATCCTTGTGTCGGCGGTTCGATTCCGTCCCAGGCCACCAAATTCAAAGCCCCAGTACTGCAAAGTACTGGGGCTTTTCTCATTGCCTCGAGGCCCGGGCCCTGGGCTTTTGTGGGCGCTCGGCGTGCTGTCTTCGGGGCAGGCAAGACGCGGTAAGCTCGCTGTTGGCCATGCTGCCGGCGTACAAGGCGCAGGCAGGGCACTGGGAGGGCTTACGTGACGACACAATGGCAGCCGGGGCTGATTGCCCTGCATGGAAATCAGACCGAAGCGCTGGCCGATACGGTGCTGGCCTGGTTGGCCGCGCATCCGCTGGAGGTGCTGGAGCCCGAGATCGTGCTGGTGCAGAGCAACGGCATGGCCGAGTGGTTCAAGATGCGCATGGCCGCGGCCCAAGGCGTGTGCGCCGCCGCCCGGGTCGAGCTGCCCGCGCGTTTTGTCTGGCGCAGCTATCGCCAGATTCTGGGTGCGGACAAGGTGCCGCGTGAATCGCCGCTGGATGAAACGCCCATGATCTGGCGCCTGATGCGCATCCTGCCTCAATGCCTGGAGCAGCCTGAATTCGCACCGATTGCCAGCTTTCTGCGACCTGGGGAACCTCAGCGTCTGCTGCAGCTGGCCGAGCGCCTGGCCGACCTGTTTGACCAATACCAGATTTACCGGGCCGATTGGCTGGATGCCTGGGCCCAGGTGCAGGATGTGCTGCGCAATCCCGGGCGCCCCGATGTGCCTGTCCCCGAAGGCCAGCTGTGGCAGCCCAGCCTGTGGCGCACGGTACTGGCTGAGCTTGATGAGCTAGAGCGCGAAGCCACACGCCCGGCCTTGCTGGCGCGCGTGCTGGCTGCGCTGCAGTCCGGTCAGCCGCCGGTCAGTCCGCTGGCCCGCCGGGTGGTGGTTTTCGGCATGAGCCAGATGCCGCTGTCTCTGATGCAGTTTCTCAGCGGTATTGCCCAGCACAGCCAGGTGCTGATTGCCGTGCCCAACCCCTGCCGTTTTCACTGGGCCGATGCGATTGACGGGCGTGAGCTGCTGCGCCAGGAGCGCCGTCGTCACCCGCACCGCGCGGGGCAGGATCTGGCGCGCATACCGCTGGAGGCCATGCACGCCCATGCCCATCCGCTGCTGGCAGCCTGGGGTCGGCAAAGCCGCGACTATGTGCGCCAGCTCGACAGCTTTGACACCACGGACGAGGTGGCTGCGCAATGGAGCTGGCCGCGTGTGGATGTGTATGACGAAGCCGACGCCCATGATCTGGCGCAGGCGCCCTTGCTCACCCAGGTGCAGCAGCGCATACGCGATCTGGTGCCGCTGGCCGAGCATCCGCGCCTGCAGATTCCCGCAGCAGATCGCTCCATCGTTTTCCACAAGGCCCATGGCCTGGTGCGTGAGCTGGAAGTGTTGCACGATGAATTGCTGCACATGCTGGCTCAGCCCGCGCAGGGTGAGCAGGCTAGACTGGCACCGCGCGACGTGGTGGTCATGCTGCCGGCGATCGAAGAGGCAGCGCCCTCCATCCGTGCCGTGTTCGGCCAATATGGGCGCCATGACGCGCGCTACATCCCTTTCGATATTGCCGACGTGGGTGCGCGTGCCAGCAGCCCGCTGATCACGGCGCTGCAATGGCTGCTCAAGCTACCGCAGCAGCGCTGCCGGCTGAGCGAGCTATGCGATCTGCTGGATGTGCCTGCCGTGGCCGCCCGCGTGGGGCTGGATGCCGATGAGCTGCCGCAGCTCACCCGCTGGATGGCGGGGGCTGGCATACGCTGGGGCCTCAACGAAGCCCAGCGTTCGCAGCTGGGCTTGCAGGCCTGCGGCGACCCCAATAGCGCCTGGTTTGGTTTGCAGCGCATGTTGCTGGGCTATGCCAGCGGCGGCAGCGCCGAGACGCAGGTCCAGGCTTTCGCCGGAATTGAGCCCTACGACGAGGTCGGCGGTCTCAGCGCCGAACTGGCCGGCAGCCTGGCCAGCTTGCTGCAGCGCCTGTTGCAATGGTGGAAAACCGCCAATGTGCCTGCAGCGCCTGCGCAGTGGGCAGAGCGTTTTCGCGCCCTGCTGGACGATTTTTTTGTCAGCCGCAGCGATGAGGATCAGGCTTTGCTGGCCGCGCTGGATGTGGCCCTGGTCCACTGGCAAAGAGCCTGTGAGCAGGCCGATTTTCATGCCGAGCTGGTGCTGGAAGTCGCCCAGGAGGCCTGGCTGCAGGCCTTGTCGGAACCTGCCTTGAACCAGCGCTTTCGCGCCGGTGGCGTCACCTTCTGCACCCTCATGCCCATGCGGGCGATTCCGTTTGAGGTGGTGTGCCTGCTGGGCATGAATGATGGCGACTATCCGCGTCGTGCCAGCCGTTCCGATTTCGATCTGATGGCTTTGCCAAAGCAATCGCGTCCCGGCGACCGGGCCCGGCGTGATGACGACCGCCAGCTCATGCTCGATGCTCTGCTGTCTGCGCGGCGCATGCTCTACATCAGCTGGGCCGGGCGCCATGTGCGCGACAACAGCGAGCAGCCGCCGTCCGTGCTGGTTTCGCAGCTGCGTGACTATCTGGAGCAGGCCTGGCAGGGCGAGGAGGGCGGCAAGCTGCTGGCGCAGCGCACGCATCAGCATCCGCTGCAACCCTTTAGCCGCCGCTATTTCGAGGCCGATTCCGCTGTGCGCACCTATGCCCGCGAGTGGCATGCGGCGCACGCGGCGCAAGCTGCAGCCGTCGCCTCCCAGGCTGTGCCCTTTGTGCTGGATGCCAGCACCCCGCTCACGCTGGCGCGGTTGACGGATTTTCTGCGCCACCCCGCCCGAGCTTTTCTGCGCAACCGACTGCTGGTGCGCTTCGAGCCGGATGAGGAGGTCATAGAAGACGACGAGCTGTTCCAGGTCGACGGCCTGACCGCATACAGCCTGGTGCAGCAGCTGCAGCAAGACGTGGTCACGCAGCTGGTACATGCCGGAGATTTTGCGGATGCAGATGTCTCGCGGCAGGTGCAGCAACAGGTGCAACGCCTGGCGCGCGCGGGCGTGCTGCCGCTGGCGGGTCTGGGCGCACGCGAAGCCCAGGTCTTGCAAGCCCAGGTCACACCCTCGCTGGTGGCTTGGCAAAATCTGATGAAAGAATGGCCGCAGCCGGCATCCAGAATGCGCTTGTTGCTACAAGAAAATGACTTGCTGCTCGATGATTGGGTGGACGGCCTGCGTCAGCGCAGCGACGCCGACACGGTGGGTGAGGGCGATGGTGCTCATGAATTTCAGCTGAGCTGGTTTGCCATGGACCCGCGCAGCCTGCTGGACAAGGAGCGCCAGCCGCGTGCGGACAAGCTGCTGTCCATCTATGTGCGCAGCCTGGCCCTGTCTGCCACGGGCGCACAGGCCCTGGGCTGTGTGGTGGCGCGCGATACCGTGCTCTGGGCCTTGCCCATGGAGCAGCGCCAAGCGCAATCGGCGCTGCTGTCCTTGATGGCTTTGTGGCGGCAAGGCCAGAGCGCGCCCTTGCCCCTGCCGTTGCGCACGGCCATGGCCGCTGCCGCTGACGATCTGCGCGCCGCCACGGCGGCCTATGAGGGCAGCCATGTGCTGGACGGTGAATGCATGGATGCCAGCTGGGCGCGTTGCTATGCCAGCTGGGACGACTTGCTGGCCAGCGGCCAGTTTCAAGACCTGGCCAAGACGGCTTACACCCCCCTGCTGGAATGGAAAAGCCAGTACCTGCGTACCGAGGCCTTGCCCGAACTGAACCAGGGGCAGGCATGAGCAGGCCACAAGAGATGAATCCCATGACCCAGGCGGCCAGCCATATTCTTGATGCGTTTCAGTTTCCGCTCTGGGGCTCGCGCCTGATCGAGGCCAGCGCGGGCACGGGCAAGACCTGGACGATTGCCGCCCTGTATCTGCGCCTGGTGTTGGGCCATGGCGGCGAGCAGGGCTTCAACCGGCCGCTGATGCCGCCCGATATCCTGGTCATGACCTTTACCCGGGCCGCCACGCGCGAGCTGTCGGACCGGATTCGCGATCGCCTGGTGAATGCCGTCAAATGCTTTCGCGGCGAGCAAGAGCCTGAGGAGCACGATGTGTTCCTGCGCGATCTGCGCGCGGTCTATCCCGAAGGCCCGCTGCGCGCAGCCGCTGCATGGCGGCTGGACATGGCCGCGCAATGCATGGACGACGCGGCCATTCACACCATAGACGCCTGGTGCCAGCGCATGCTGCGCGAGCATGCTTTCGACAGCGGCAACCTGTTTGACGAGACGCTGGAAGCCGATGAAAGCCAGCGCCAGATCGAAGCGGCCCAGGACTATTGGCGCCAGCAGTGCTACCCCCTGTCTGGCGAACTGCTGGAGCAGGTGCTTGAGGTCTGGCCCCATGTGGGGGCGCTGGTGGGCGATATGCAGTCACTGCAGCGCGAGGCGGTGCCGGCCGAGGCCGGAGCCGGCTCGCTGGCCGAATGCGTGGCGCAAGCCCGGCAACAGCGGTGCCAGGCCTTGCAAGCCCTGGCCGAGGGTTGGGCGGACAAGGCCCAGCGCTTGCAGACCTGGCTGGATGCGCAGCTGGACGGCAACGGTGCCCTATGGGACAAGCGCAAGCTGCAGCCGGGGCGCTACACGGGCTGGCTGGCGCAGATTGCGGCCTGGGCCGCTGACCCTTTGAACAGCACCTTGGAGTTGACGGATGCCGCGCGCAAGCGCCTGAGCCCCGAGGGCATGGCCGAGGCCTTCAAAGGCTCGACCATGGATTTGCTGCTGCCCACGGAATTTGCCCAGCTGCAGCAGCTGTTGGGCCAGCTGGCCCGGATTCCCAGCATGGCCGTGGTGCTGCGCCTGCATGCGGCGGCCCAGGTGCGACAACGTCTGCAATGGCTCAAGCGCCAAGCCGGCACCTTCGGTTTTGCCGATATGCTGCAGCGGCTGGATGGCGCGCTGGCTGGCGAGAACGGCGCGGCGCTCAGGGCTAGCATTCTGGCCCAGTACCCGGTGGCGCTGATTGACGAGTTTCAGGACACTTCGCCGCTGCAATACCGTCTGTTTGAGCAGATTTACCGCACGGCCGACAACGACTCGGAAAGTGCTTTGCTGCTGATCGGCGATCCCAAGCAGTCGATTTACGGGTTTCGCGGTGCCGACATTTACAGCTATCTGCAGGCGCGCCAAGCCACCGAGGGCCGGCACTATGTGCTGGGCACCAATTTCCGCTCCACCCAGGCTCTGGTGGCTGCCGTCAATCACTGGTTTGCCGAGGCAGAAAAGCGGCCCGGCGAAGGCGCTTTCATGTTCCGCCAGAGCCGCGCCGAGAATCCTCTGCCATTTGAAGCTGTGGTTGCCAACGGCCGCGCCGAGGTGCTGATGACCGGGGCCCAGCCCATGGCCGCGCTGACCGTGGCCTGGGATGGCTCCGTGAGCGATGAGCCGCTGAGCAACGAGGTGATTCGTCGCCGGTTTGCCGAGCATTGTGCCGACCGGATCGTGCAGTGGCTGATGGATGAGGCCACGGGTTTTGCGCAGCCGGGCAAGCCGCTGCAGCGCCTGCGGCCCGCCGATATTGCCGTGCTGGTGCGTACCGGCAAGGAGGCTGCCGCCGTGCGCCGTGCTTTGGCCCAGCGTTCGGTGGCTTCGGTGTATCTGTCGGATCAGGATTCGGTGTTTGCCAGCGACGAGGCGCAAGACCTGCTGTACTGGCTGCGCGCCGTGGCCGCGCCGCTGGATGCAATGGCAGCGCGCGCGGGTCTGGCCACCCGTTTGATGAGCCTGACGCTGGACGAACTGGCCTGGCTGGCCGCCGATGAAGAGGCCTTTGATGCCCAAAGCGAGCAACTGCGCGAGTTGCACAGCCTGTGGCTGCGCCACGGCGTGCTGGCCATGCTGCGCCAGACGCTATACCGCTTCCAGCTGCCTGCGCGCTGGCTGGCCGAGCTGGGGGGCGAGCGGCGGCTGACCAACTATCTGCACCTGGCCGAGTTGCTGCAAACTGCCAGCGCCCAGCTGGAGGGCGAACAAGCCTTGATCCGCTGGCTGGCCACGCAGATCGAGCAGCCAGGCAGCGGCGGCGAGGCGCAGATCGTGCGACTGGAATCCGATGCCGATCTGGTCAAGGTGGTGACGGTGCACAAAAGCAAGGGCTTGGAGTATCCCGTGGTCTGCCTGCCGTTTGCCGGCAGCTTCAGGCTCATGGAGCGGCGCGGCACGGCCTATCTGTCGCTGCCCGTGCAGGGCGAAGCCGGCCCGGCGCGCGAACTGGTGCTGGACTATGACGACGAGCAGCTGGCGCAGGCCGACCGCGAGCGGCTGCGTGAGGATTTGCGGCTGTTCTATGTGGCACTCACTCGCCCGCGCCACGCGCTGTGGATGGGCATGGCGCCCATGAAGCGCGGCAATGGCAAGGCCTGCGTGAATGAGAAAGGCTCGGCCGGCTATCTGCTGGCCGGCGATGAGGCGCAATCCCTGCCCGGCTGGCGTCAGCAACTGGGCGCCTTGGCCGATGGCTGCGCACAGATTGCGGTGCTGGATCTGCCGGCGCAGCTGCCCGAGCTGCAGCTTTGGCAGTCGCCAGAGGCCGCGCCGGCGCTGCTGGCCGCGCCCCAGTACGCGGCGGAATTTGACCGACGCTGGGGCATTGGCAGCTTCACCTCGCTGACGCGGGCCATGGCCGCTCCCAGCGTGCCGGTGCTGCCCGTGGTGTCCCTGCATCCGGCCGACGATGAGGTGCAGACGGCAATGCTGGACGCCGCCGACAACGCATCTGCCAACACCTTGCCGGACGCTTTGCTGCCAGGCCTGCCCATGCAGGTCGCGCCCGTGGCTGCCGTCTGGCACCGTTTCATGCGCGGC
Protein-coding sequences here:
- a CDS encoding response regulator, translated to MANILVVDDELGIRDLLSEILNDEGHSVDVAENANQARIARASNAYDLVLLDIWMPDTDGVTLLKEWATAGQLTMPVIMMSGHATIETAVEATRIGALSFLEKPITMQKLLKAVEQGLARSSTSQAAESTAASNDGIAPALATSVSAQATEDNLPHAHQGFDLDRPLREARDGFEKAYFEFHLAREGGSMTRVAEKTGLERTHLYRKLRQLGVDLGRNRRG
- the recC gene encoding exodeoxyribonuclease V subunit gamma; this translates as MTTQWQPGLIALHGNQTEALADTVLAWLAAHPLEVLEPEIVLVQSNGMAEWFKMRMAAAQGVCAAARVELPARFVWRSYRQILGADKVPRESPLDETPMIWRLMRILPQCLEQPEFAPIASFLRPGEPQRLLQLAERLADLFDQYQIYRADWLDAWAQVQDVLRNPGRPDVPVPEGQLWQPSLWRTVLAELDELEREATRPALLARVLAALQSGQPPVSPLARRVVVFGMSQMPLSLMQFLSGIAQHSQVLIAVPNPCRFHWADAIDGRELLRQERRRHPHRAGQDLARIPLEAMHAHAHPLLAAWGRQSRDYVRQLDSFDTTDEVAAQWSWPRVDVYDEADAHDLAQAPLLTQVQQRIRDLVPLAEHPRLQIPAADRSIVFHKAHGLVRELEVLHDELLHMLAQPAQGEQARLAPRDVVVMLPAIEEAAPSIRAVFGQYGRHDARYIPFDIADVGARASSPLITALQWLLKLPQQRCRLSELCDLLDVPAVAARVGLDADELPQLTRWMAGAGIRWGLNEAQRSQLGLQACGDPNSAWFGLQRMLLGYASGGSAETQVQAFAGIEPYDEVGGLSAELAGSLASLLQRLLQWWKTANVPAAPAQWAERFRALLDDFFVSRSDEDQALLAALDVALVHWQRACEQADFHAELVLEVAQEAWLQALSEPALNQRFRAGGVTFCTLMPMRAIPFEVVCLLGMNDGDYPRRASRSDFDLMALPKQSRPGDRARRDDDRQLMLDALLSARRMLYISWAGRHVRDNSEQPPSVLVSQLRDYLEQAWQGEEGGKLLAQRTHQHPLQPFSRRYFEADSAVRTYAREWHAAHAAQAAAVASQAVPFVLDASTPLTLARLTDFLRHPARAFLRNRLLVRFEPDEEVIEDDELFQVDGLTAYSLVQQLQQDVVTQLVHAGDFADADVSRQVQQQVQRLARAGVLPLAGLGAREAQVLQAQVTPSLVAWQNLMKEWPQPASRMRLLLQENDLLLDDWVDGLRQRSDADTVGEGDGAHEFQLSWFAMDPRSLLDKERQPRADKLLSIYVRSLALSATGAQALGCVVARDTVLWALPMEQRQAQSALLSLMALWRQGQSAPLPLPLRTAMAAAADDLRAATAAYEGSHVLDGECMDASWARCYASWDDLLASGQFQDLAKTAYTPLLEWKSQYLRTEALPELNQGQA
- the recB gene encoding exodeoxyribonuclease V subunit beta, which translates into the protein MSRPQEMNPMTQAASHILDAFQFPLWGSRLIEASAGTGKTWTIAALYLRLVLGHGGEQGFNRPLMPPDILVMTFTRAATRELSDRIRDRLVNAVKCFRGEQEPEEHDVFLRDLRAVYPEGPLRAAAAWRLDMAAQCMDDAAIHTIDAWCQRMLREHAFDSGNLFDETLEADESQRQIEAAQDYWRQQCYPLSGELLEQVLEVWPHVGALVGDMQSLQREAVPAEAGAGSLAECVAQARQQRCQALQALAEGWADKAQRLQTWLDAQLDGNGALWDKRKLQPGRYTGWLAQIAAWAADPLNSTLELTDAARKRLSPEGMAEAFKGSTMDLLLPTEFAQLQQLLGQLARIPSMAVVLRLHAAAQVRQRLQWLKRQAGTFGFADMLQRLDGALAGENGAALRASILAQYPVALIDEFQDTSPLQYRLFEQIYRTADNDSESALLLIGDPKQSIYGFRGADIYSYLQARQATEGRHYVLGTNFRSTQALVAAVNHWFAEAEKRPGEGAFMFRQSRAENPLPFEAVVANGRAEVLMTGAQPMAALTVAWDGSVSDEPLSNEVIRRRFAEHCADRIVQWLMDEATGFAQPGKPLQRLRPADIAVLVRTGKEAAAVRRALAQRSVASVYLSDQDSVFASDEAQDLLYWLRAVAAPLDAMAARAGLATRLMSLTLDELAWLAADEEAFDAQSEQLRELHSLWLRHGVLAMLRQTLYRFQLPARWLAELGGERRLTNYLHLAELLQTASAQLEGEQALIRWLATQIEQPGSGGEAQIVRLESDADLVKVVTVHKSKGLEYPVVCLPFAGSFRLMERRGTAYLSLPVQGEAGPARELVLDYDDEQLAQADRERLREDLRLFYVALTRPRHALWMGMAPMKRGNGKACVNEKGSAGYLLAGDEAQSLPGWRQQLGALADGCAQIAVLDLPAQLPELQLWQSPEAAPALLAAPQYAAEFDRRWGIGSFTSLTRAMAAPSVPVLPVVSLHPADDEVQTAMLDAADNASANTLPDALLPGLPMQVAPVAAVWHRFMRGPVVGNFLHDQLEWLMGEGFDLPQAASEEGEFSALEGRLLRRCERAGRKDQALDVLRWLRAVVHQPLPPLQTSLVQLAQGQALLAEMEFWLPAHQLSAPRIDALCRQYILPGLSRPALPQRELHGMLMGFADLVFSHQGRYWVLDYKTNHLGQDAGAYTPQALAHAMLAHRYDVQAALYLLALHRLLRSRLGQAYEPAQQLGGALYYFLRGIDGETQGMHVQGCSDDMLALLDGLDALLQEKEGEA